One Nostoc punctiforme PCC 73102 DNA window includes the following coding sequences:
- a CDS encoding NAD(P)-binding protein, giving the protein MSETFKPKKIAILGGGISSLTTAYELTSQPGWDSLYDITIYQTGWRLGGKCATGRNIKPHTPNSEPDYRIEEHGLHIFFGFYENAFRLLKQCYDELGGNGPFSTIEDAFKPHSLIVLEEYINKNWKTLPFDFPTNSLVPWEGGGISSLWEHICTTIEFVIQTYAVIDDYSQSKSTKSSSTSVAKQIALGKEVMEFLSDSSLLQFPSQLIQLLLQQPMFWGGWLNNINEFISNILQNLDLTSEKVFLNLAYNLVKSLPKNTKTHRREHHKLILKLIDRFKEQLIRQIESKVGQNPDMFWRLTLIDLALANIRGLFVDEIIDFRSLDSLDEYNYRDWLLKHGARESSVKSAFIRVLYDLVYGFPEGNTDKPQLAAGTAIRVLTTILFKYNGAIMWKMQSGMAEVVITPLYEVLKRRGVKFEFFHVIKQLHLDNNQQSIASITLARQVNLKNPKQEYQPLIAVKDIRCWPSEPLYDQIVDEEAQKLQDQEINLESYWTPWQNVDKITLTKGNDFDIVLLGISIAALPSICSELLQAKKNPAHQKWSEMLTQVKTVTTQGGQIWLKPTLSQLGWQQSSPVLGAYVEPLDVYADMSELVQRENWPSDHYPYNAAYFTGVIADPGIPPHTAYDFPAKAQKKVEQEAINFLNNHIGQLWPNATQPKNPQGLNWDLLIDFQNRQGVERFKAQYWRVNINPSERYVLSVPGSSKHRLKTDESGFDNLYLAGDWINNGYNSGCVEATVMSAMQATRAILNQCFHIKYTKEIIGEWDSWL; this is encoded by the coding sequence ATGTCTGAAACCTTTAAGCCCAAAAAAATCGCTATTTTAGGCGGTGGAATATCATCCCTAACCACTGCATACGAATTAACCAGTCAACCAGGATGGGATAGTCTCTACGATATTACTATTTATCAAACAGGTTGGCGTTTGGGTGGTAAATGTGCAACTGGACGCAACATTAAACCCCATACACCCAATTCTGAACCAGACTATCGCATCGAAGAACACGGACTGCACATTTTTTTTGGATTCTACGAAAATGCTTTTCGTCTACTCAAGCAATGCTACGACGAACTAGGTGGTAACGGGCCTTTCAGCACCATAGAAGATGCATTCAAACCTCACAGTCTCATCGTCTTAGAAGAATACATCAATAAAAATTGGAAAACTCTGCCTTTTGATTTTCCTACCAATTCTCTAGTTCCTTGGGAAGGTGGCGGCATTTCTTCTCTTTGGGAACATATCTGCACAACCATTGAATTCGTCATTCAGACTTACGCAGTAATTGATGATTATAGTCAGTCAAAGTCTACCAAAAGTTCTTCAACATCTGTTGCCAAACAAATAGCATTAGGCAAGGAGGTAATGGAATTTTTATCAGATAGTAGTCTCTTACAGTTTCCTAGCCAGTTGATTCAGTTACTTCTCCAACAACCCATGTTTTGGGGAGGATGGCTGAACAATATCAACGAATTTATTAGTAATATCCTTCAAAACCTAGATTTGACTTCTGAAAAAGTTTTCTTAAATCTTGCCTACAACCTAGTTAAATCACTGCCCAAAAATACCAAAACTCACAGACGCGAACATCATAAGTTAATTCTTAAGCTCATAGACCGTTTTAAAGAACAGCTGATTCGTCAGATTGAATCTAAGGTTGGGCAAAACCCTGATATGTTTTGGCGTTTAACACTCATTGATTTAGCATTAGCAAACATCCGGGGTTTGTTTGTGGATGAGATAATTGATTTTCGTTCCCTAGATAGTTTAGATGAGTACAACTACAGAGATTGGCTACTAAAACACGGAGCTAGAGAATCAAGCGTTAAATCAGCATTTATTCGCGTCTTATACGATTTAGTTTATGGTTTTCCAGAAGGTAATACCGATAAACCTCAACTAGCAGCCGGAACAGCTATTCGTGTCCTCACAACTATCTTGTTCAAATACAATGGCGCAATCATGTGGAAAATGCAATCAGGGATGGCAGAGGTAGTCATCACTCCACTATATGAAGTGCTAAAGCGTCGTGGTGTGAAATTCGAGTTCTTCCATGTTATCAAGCAATTGCATCTGGATAACAATCAGCAATCAATTGCCAGTATCACTTTAGCTCGTCAAGTAAATTTAAAAAACCCAAAGCAAGAATATCAACCGCTTATCGCAGTTAAAGACATTCGTTGTTGGCCTAGCGAACCTCTCTACGATCAGATTGTCGATGAAGAAGCCCAAAAACTTCAAGATCAAGAAATTAACCTTGAGTCATATTGGACACCTTGGCAGAATGTAGACAAAATTACCCTCACCAAAGGTAATGATTTTGATATTGTGTTGCTGGGAATTTCTATAGCCGCCTTACCCTCCATTTGCAGTGAATTGCTCCAAGCTAAAAAAAATCCGGCTCACCAAAAATGGAGTGAGATGTTAACGCAAGTCAAAACAGTAACTACTCAAGGCGGACAAATATGGCTTAAGCCTACCTTATCGCAATTAGGATGGCAACAATCTAGCCCTGTGCTAGGAGCTTACGTTGAACCACTTGATGTCTATGCAGATATGAGTGAGTTAGTACAACGAGAAAATTGGCCTTCCGATCATTATCCTTACAATGCAGCTTATTTCACTGGTGTAATTGCAGATCCAGGGATTCCTCCCCACACAGCTTATGATTTCCCAGCTAAAGCCCAAAAAAAAGTAGAGCAAGAGGCAATTAACTTCCTCAACAATCACATCGGACAGCTTTGGCCTAATGCTACTCAGCCAAAAAATCCCCAAGGTTTGAATTGGGATTTATTAATAGATTTTCAAAACCGTCAGGGAGTAGAACGCTTTAAAGCTCAATACTGGCGAGTTAACATTAACCCATCAGAACGCTATGTACTATCTGTACCTGGAAGTAGCAAGCATCGACTCAAAACTGATGAATCTGGGTTTGATAACCTTTATCTAGCTGGCGACTGGATTAACAACGGTTACAATTCCGGTTGTGTGGAAGCGACAGTAATGTCTGCAATGCAAGCAACACGAGCTATTCTAAATCAATGCTTCCATATAAAATACACCAAAGAAATTATTGGTGAGTGGGATTCTTGGTTATAA
- a CDS encoding trifunctional serine/threonine-protein kinase/ATP-binding protein/sensor histidine kinase gives MIVLSNYQIIELIDEGIKTAVYRARRNQDGQIVVIKLLKTEYPELRDIAALKHEYELIKNLDILGVIQAHSLEKYNNGFAIVLENFDGISLYKSIQTEKIELQNFLNVGIQITQALGELHQNYIIHKDIKPQNIIVNLVTYQVKIIDFSISSLLFQEKPKLSNPDLLEGTLAYMSPEQTGRMNRSVDYRTDFYSLGVTFYEMLTGQLPFSATDPMELVHCHIAKQPITVEQLNPQIPQVISAIIMKLLSKTAEGRYQSAFGIKADLETCLDQLEKTNSITNFSIGQQDHSSQLQIPEKLYGREAEIDILMNAFEKVNQGNKELLLVAGYSGIGKSALVNEIHKPVIKNRGYFIAGKFEQFQRNIPYASLIQAFQELMQQLLTESEAQLSTWKERLLEALVPNAQIIIDVIPELELIIGKQTEVPQLASAEAQNRFNLVFQKFINVFAQKEHPLVVFLDDLQWADLASLKLIQLLATDAEIKYLLLIGAYRDNEVDPSHSLMLVLQEIEKNSSPVQIVHCQNLKITHVCQLVSDTLKSSLENSKELAKLIFNKTGGNPFFINQLLKFIHQENLLLFDFITGQWQWDIQHIQTLGITENVVELMIGKIQKLKDTTQNILKIAACIGNRFNLNILSCVNEKSHNDTALEIWEALQAGLIIPLSDNYKLPHLLDYVDIFVIDYKFLHDRVQQAAYALIPNEQKKEIHLNIGRLLLKNIDESLLEEIIFDIVNQLNIGIELIISPEERYKLAKLNLISGRKAKDSAAYESAVKFLRQGLSLLEVDCWQTHYELTLNLHVETVEADYLNTNFEQAESLFISVITNSKTILDAVKVYEKKIQFYVAQNQMREALDLDLQVLEMLGVSLSQTPPAELKVEELVNLPEMTDAHKLAAMRILMTAMPPAYLADPALLPLIAFTMVDLCVQYGNSSFAAYAYGFYGLILCGPLKEIESGYRFGKLSLQILDKFNAREIKSKVYALFNIFVRHWKEHIKATIEPLQDGVQSGLDTGDIEYVGYNGLLVCWHPFWVGENLNTVEQRLEQYINLSHKIKQEHFTICLLILKQMVIELVQGPDNKSYLEGDSFNESVMQRMAGNITAIFYTYLAKSILSYFFKDYSQSVKNAQLAQQYEVAVGGTVYLCEYKFYYSLASLAFLLKTTSETDIKAAMEIVEENQKQLKDWADHAPVNNQHKYDLVEAEKARVLGQVLVAMEYYDRAIQGAHNFGYIHEEALAYECAAEFYLSLGRNEFTSLYMTKAHYGYRRWGASAKFKDLELKYPELIAKVSAHSQVGFTSNTITTSTANEKSSGLDFITVIKASQALSEVILLENLLEKLMRIVIENAGAQTGILLLQKGGKLFIEAQADVYQNDLIVGQSIPVENIQNLPISVINYATRTKKDVVLSDASNEGSFTIDPYIVEHQIKSLMCTCIVNQGKLIGLLYLENNLTVGAFTSDRIQVLKILFSQAAISLENARLYANLEDKIEERTRELNEKNVRLNQTLHELKLTQTQLIQTEKMSSLGQMIAGIAHEINNPVSFIHGNLEHINNYTQDLLSLINIYQNLYPNVAPEIEDFLENIDVDFIKEDIPKTLSSMKIGTQRIREIVLTLRNFSRLDEADMKPVNIHEGIESTLLILQSRLQAKPGKPAIEIIKNYSELPNVECYAGQLNQVFMNILNNAIDSLERSNQGKTAEEIKSDYDAIAIRTQVVNPDLVAIFIRDNGVGMSDSVRQKIFDPFFTTKPVGQGTGLGLSITYQIVVDKHHGTIECISAPGQGAEFIIQIPCRQKRVI, from the coding sequence ATGATTGTATTATCGAATTACCAAATTATAGAATTAATTGATGAGGGAATAAAAACTGCTGTTTATCGAGCCAGGAGAAATCAAGATGGTCAAATAGTAGTTATTAAACTTTTAAAAACAGAATACCCTGAGCTAAGAGATATAGCAGCGTTAAAACATGAATATGAGCTAATCAAAAATTTAGATATCCTAGGAGTTATTCAAGCTCATAGTTTAGAAAAATACAACAATGGTTTTGCTATTGTTTTAGAAAATTTTGATGGAATTTCTCTCTACAAAAGTATTCAGACAGAAAAAATAGAGTTACAAAATTTTCTTAATGTAGGCATTCAAATTACTCAAGCTTTAGGTGAATTACACCAAAATTATATTATCCATAAAGATATTAAACCACAAAACATTATTGTTAATTTAGTTACCTATCAAGTTAAAATAATTGATTTTTCTATCTCATCATTGCTTTTTCAAGAGAAACCCAAACTCAGCAATCCTGATTTGCTTGAAGGAACTCTAGCCTATATGTCTCCAGAGCAAACGGGAAGAATGAATCGGTCAGTTGATTACCGTACAGACTTTTATTCGTTGGGTGTAACTTTTTATGAAATGCTCACAGGTCAGTTACCATTTTCAGCAACCGATCCAATGGAGTTAGTTCATTGTCATATTGCTAAACAACCCATAACAGTAGAACAATTAAATCCACAAATCCCTCAAGTAATTTCTGCAATTATTATGAAGCTACTCAGCAAAACTGCTGAGGGAAGATATCAAAGTGCTTTTGGGATTAAAGCGGATTTAGAAACCTGTCTCGATCAATTAGAGAAAACTAACTCTATAACCAACTTTTCTATTGGCCAGCAGGATCATTCTAGCCAACTGCAAATTCCCGAAAAGTTGTATGGACGAGAAGCAGAAATAGATATTTTAATGAATGCTTTTGAAAAAGTTAATCAAGGAAATAAAGAATTACTATTGGTTGCAGGTTACTCAGGTATTGGTAAATCAGCATTAGTTAACGAAATTCATAAACCTGTTATCAAAAACAGAGGTTATTTTATTGCTGGTAAATTTGAGCAATTTCAGCGCAATATTCCTTATGCTTCACTGATTCAAGCATTTCAAGAGTTAATGCAGCAATTACTTACAGAAAGTGAAGCACAGTTATCTACTTGGAAAGAAAGACTTTTAGAGGCTTTAGTTCCGAATGCTCAAATTATTATTGATGTCATTCCTGAACTAGAACTGATTATTGGTAAACAAACAGAAGTACCACAACTAGCTTCAGCAGAAGCACAAAATCGCTTTAACTTGGTTTTTCAAAAGTTTATCAATGTGTTTGCTCAAAAAGAACATCCATTAGTTGTATTTTTAGATGATTTACAATGGGCAGATTTAGCTTCATTAAAATTAATTCAGTTATTGGCTACAGATGCTGAAATTAAATATTTATTGCTCATAGGAGCTTATCGAGATAATGAAGTTGATCCTAGCCATTCTTTAATGCTAGTTTTGCAGGAAATTGAAAAAAATAGTAGCCCTGTCCAGATTGTTCACTGTCAAAATCTGAAAATTACTCATGTTTGTCAATTAGTTAGCGACACTCTAAAATCTAGTTTAGAGAACTCCAAAGAATTAGCAAAATTGATTTTCAATAAAACTGGTGGTAATCCATTCTTTATAAATCAATTACTCAAGTTCATTCATCAAGAAAATTTACTTTTATTTGATTTTATCACTGGTCAATGGCAATGGGACATTCAGCACATTCAGACGCTAGGAATTACTGAGAATGTTGTTGAATTAATGATAGGTAAAATTCAAAAGCTCAAAGACACTACACAGAATATTTTAAAAATAGCTGCGTGTATTGGCAATCGATTTAATTTAAATATACTTTCTTGTGTTAACGAAAAATCTCATAATGACACAGCTTTAGAGATTTGGGAAGCATTACAAGCTGGTTTAATTATACCTTTAAGCGATAATTATAAACTACCACATCTATTAGATTATGTTGATATTTTTGTAATTGATTATAAATTTCTTCACGATCGGGTGCAACAAGCGGCTTATGCTTTGATACCCAATGAGCAGAAAAAGGAGATTCACTTAAATATTGGTAGACTGCTATTAAAGAATATAGACGAAAGTTTACTAGAAGAAATAATCTTCGATATTGTTAACCAATTAAATATCGGTATTGAACTAATTATTTCTCCAGAAGAAAGATATAAATTAGCTAAGTTAAATCTTATTTCTGGACGTAAAGCTAAGGATTCTGCTGCTTACGAATCTGCTGTAAAGTTTTTGAGGCAAGGTCTAAGTTTACTTGAAGTTGATTGTTGGCAAACCCATTATGAATTAACTCTTAACCTTCATGTAGAAACCGTAGAAGCGGACTATTTAAATACAAATTTTGAGCAAGCAGAATCATTATTTATCAGTGTTATAACCAATAGTAAAACTATTCTTGATGCTGTTAAAGTATATGAGAAGAAAATTCAGTTTTATGTTGCTCAAAATCAAATGCGAGAAGCATTAGATTTAGATTTGCAGGTGCTAGAGATGCTGGGAGTTTCTTTATCTCAAACTCCACCAGCAGAGTTAAAAGTTGAAGAATTAGTCAATTTGCCAGAAATGACTGATGCTCATAAGCTAGCTGCTATGAGGATACTAATGACAGCTATGCCTCCCGCTTATTTAGCCGATCCTGCACTTTTACCACTGATTGCTTTTACGATGGTTGATTTATGTGTGCAGTATGGCAATTCATCTTTTGCAGCTTATGCCTATGGTTTTTATGGGCTAATTTTATGTGGGCCTCTTAAGGAGATTGAATCAGGTTATAGATTTGGTAAATTATCTTTGCAGATTTTAGATAAATTCAACGCTAGAGAAATCAAATCTAAAGTGTATGCACTATTTAATATTTTTGTTAGACATTGGAAAGAACATATTAAAGCAACTATAGAACCTTTACAAGATGGTGTTCAAAGTGGTTTAGATACAGGGGATATTGAGTATGTGGGTTACAATGGATTATTAGTTTGTTGGCATCCTTTTTGGGTTGGAGAAAACTTAAATACTGTTGAACAAAGACTAGAACAATATATTAATTTATCACATAAGATAAAGCAAGAGCATTTTACTATTTGTTTGCTTATCTTAAAACAAATGGTAATCGAATTAGTTCAAGGGCCGGATAATAAATCTTACTTAGAAGGTGATAGTTTTAATGAATCAGTAATGCAGAGGATGGCAGGAAATATTACAGCTATTTTTTATACTTATCTTGCCAAAAGTATTTTAAGTTATTTCTTTAAAGATTATAGCCAGTCTGTTAAAAATGCTCAATTAGCACAACAGTATGAAGTTGCAGTTGGTGGGACTGTTTATCTATGTGAATATAAGTTCTATTATTCTCTGGCATCGTTAGCCTTCTTGTTAAAGACTACTTCTGAAACAGATATAAAAGCTGCTATGGAGATAGTAGAAGAAAATCAAAAACAATTAAAAGATTGGGCAGATCATGCACCTGTAAATAATCAGCACAAATACGATCTAGTAGAGGCAGAAAAAGCACGAGTTTTAGGGCAAGTGTTAGTAGCAATGGAATACTACGATCGCGCAATTCAAGGGGCTCATAATTTTGGATATATTCATGAAGAAGCGCTAGCTTATGAATGTGCAGCAGAATTTTATCTCAGTCTAGGAAGAAATGAATTTACCTCACTATACATGACAAAGGCACATTATGGTTATCGCCGTTGGGGAGCAAGTGCTAAATTTAAGGATCTGGAATTAAAATACCCAGAATTAATTGCTAAGGTTTCCGCTCACTCTCAAGTAGGCTTTACAAGTAATACTATTACTACTTCTACTGCTAATGAAAAGTCAAGCGGACTAGATTTCATTACAGTTATTAAAGCATCGCAAGCTTTATCAGAAGTAATTTTATTGGAAAATTTGTTAGAAAAGCTCATGAGAATTGTAATTGAGAATGCTGGCGCTCAAACTGGTATTTTACTTTTACAGAAAGGAGGGAAATTATTTATTGAAGCTCAAGCTGATGTCTACCAAAATGATTTAATTGTTGGTCAATCAATACCAGTTGAAAATATTCAAAATTTGCCTATATCTGTAATAAATTATGCCACAAGAACAAAAAAAGATGTAGTTTTATCTGATGCCAGTAATGAAGGAAGTTTTACGATAGACCCGTACATTGTTGAGCATCAAATAAAATCTCTTATGTGTACTTGTATTGTGAATCAAGGCAAACTTATTGGGTTACTTTATTTAGAAAATAATTTAACAGTGGGAGCATTTACTTCGGATAGAATACAAGTCTTAAAAATACTATTTTCGCAAGCAGCTATTTCCTTAGAAAATGCCCGACTCTACGCCAACTTAGAAGACAAAATTGAGGAAAGAACGAGGGAGCTAAATGAAAAAAATGTGCGATTAAATCAAACACTGCATGAATTAAAATTAACTCAAACTCAGCTTATTCAAACAGAGAAAATGTCAAGCTTGGGGCAAATGATTGCTGGTATTGCTCATGAAATTAATAACCCTGTAAGCTTTATTCATGGCAACTTAGAGCACATTAATAATTACACGCAGGATTTACTTAGTTTAATTAATATTTATCAAAATCTCTATCCCAATGTAGCACCAGAGATTGAAGACTTTTTAGAGAATATAGATGTTGATTTTATTAAAGAAGATATCCCTAAAACTTTATCTTCGATGAAAATTGGTACGCAACGCATTCGAGAAATTGTGCTGACATTGCGTAATTTTTCTCGGTTAGATGAGGCTGACATGAAACCTGTTAATATTCATGAGGGAATTGAGAGTACGTTACTAATTTTGCAAAGCCGTCTCCAAGCCAAACCAGGTAAGCCTGCAATTGAGATTATCAAAAATTATAGTGAGTTACCAAACGTGGAATGTTATGCTGGGCAACTCAATCAGGTATTTATGAATATTCTGAATAATGCGATTGATTCTTTAGAAAGGTCAAATCAGGGAAAAACAGCAGAGGAAATTAAGAGTGATTATGATGCGATCGCTATTCGTACCCAAGTAGTCAATCCTGATTTAGTCGCAATTTTCATTAGGGATAATGGGGTTGGTATGAGTGATAGTGTCAGACAAAAAATATTTGATCCTTTTTTCACTACTAAACCTGTGGGACAAGGTACTGGTTTAGGATTATCAATCACTTATCAAATTGTAGTAGACAAACATCACGGGACAATAGAGTGCATTTCTGCACCTGGGCAGGGTGCAGAGTTTATTATTCAAATTCCCTGTCGGCAAAAGCGGGTAATCTAG
- a CDS encoding M20 family metallopeptidase yields the protein MVSTFPNSSSVDLSRIRLAIRSLQPQLVEWRRRLHQQPELGFQEKLTAEFVSQKLQEWGVEHQTGIAHTGIVATIKGNKLGAEKVLAIRADMDALPIQELNEVPYKSQHDGVMHACGHDGHTAIALGTAYYLQQHRQDFSGTVKIIFQPAEESPGGAKPMIEAGVLKNPDVDAIIGLHLWNNLALGTVGVRPGALMAAVECFNCTILGKGGHGALPHQTVDSVVVAAQIVNALQTIVARNLNPIDSAVVTVGELHAGTKRNVIADTAKMSATVRYFNPSLKGFFNQRVEQIIAGICQSHGASYDLEYWSLYPPVINDIKMAELVRTVAEEVVETPLGIVPECQTMAAEDMSFFLQEVPGCYFFLGSANPEQDLAYPHHHPRFDFDETALGMGVEIFVRCVERFFS from the coding sequence ATGGTTTCTACCTTTCCCAATTCCTCTTCTGTTGATCTATCTCGCATCCGACTAGCAATTCGCTCATTGCAACCGCAATTAGTAGAGTGGCGGCGGCGATTGCATCAACAACCAGAGTTGGGTTTTCAAGAAAAACTGACTGCTGAGTTCGTATCACAAAAGTTACAAGAGTGGGGAGTTGAGCATCAGACTGGCATTGCTCACACTGGCATTGTTGCCACCATCAAGGGTAACAAATTAGGTGCAGAGAAAGTTTTAGCGATTCGGGCGGATATGGATGCTTTGCCAATCCAAGAACTTAACGAAGTGCCCTATAAATCGCAGCATGATGGGGTGATGCACGCTTGTGGACATGATGGACATACTGCGATCGCTTTAGGTACAGCTTACTATCTCCAGCAGCATCGCCAAGACTTCTCTGGGACTGTGAAAATTATCTTTCAGCCAGCAGAAGAATCACCAGGAGGCGCAAAGCCGATGATTGAAGCTGGAGTTCTGAAAAATCCTGATGTTGACGCGATTATTGGTTTGCACTTGTGGAATAATTTAGCCTTGGGAACAGTGGGTGTCCGTCCTGGGGCTTTGATGGCAGCTGTGGAGTGCTTTAACTGCACAATTTTGGGCAAAGGTGGACACGGCGCACTACCCCATCAAACTGTTGACTCTGTAGTAGTTGCTGCCCAAATTGTAAATGCCTTGCAAACCATTGTCGCCCGGAATCTGAATCCCATTGATTCAGCAGTGGTGACAGTGGGCGAACTTCATGCTGGAACCAAGCGGAATGTGATTGCTGATACAGCAAAAATGAGCGCTACTGTCAGATATTTTAATCCTAGTTTGAAAGGCTTTTTCAACCAGCGCGTCGAGCAGATTATTGCTGGAATTTGTCAAAGTCATGGTGCGAGTTATGACTTAGAATACTGGTCACTTTATCCACCAGTAATTAATGATATAAAGATGGCGGAATTGGTGCGAACTGTAGCAGAAGAAGTGGTAGAAACCCCGTTGGGTATTGTGCCCGAATGTCAAACTATGGCTGCTGAAGATATGTCATTTTTCTTGCAAGAGGTTCCTGGCTGTTATTTCTTTTTAGGTTCTGCGAATCCAGAGCAAGATTTGGCGTATCCCCATCATCATCCCCGATTTGATTTTGACGAAACCGCCTTGGGGATGGGTGTAGAGATATTTGTTAGATGCGTAGAGAGATTTTTTAGTTGA
- a CDS encoding undecaprenyl-diphosphate phosphatase: MMLSFVVASAVCGNGSEVNLDFANFSWIDVIILGVVQGITELLPISSTAHLRIVPTLLGLKDPGSAFSAAMQLASLTAVLVYFWQDLKKLTGETVRAISGQDYQSSSLQLMLGLLIGTLPIAVAGVLLKPILNVCNSPMRGLVVIGVASIIMSGLLAIAEKRGGRDRTFDNLTLWDGIWVGVAQAFALIPGVSRSGSTLTAGLFLGMERETSARFSFLLGLPAVILAGAIELHTLTKAGLSTAGWLTLLVGLISASISAFAAIWGLLRYLEKRSTWIFVFYRFVMGLFLIVAVMAGWLQN, from the coding sequence ATGATGCTTTCTTTTGTGGTAGCGAGTGCAGTCTGTGGCAACGGTAGTGAAGTGAATCTAGACTTTGCTAACTTTAGCTGGATTGACGTAATTATTTTAGGCGTCGTTCAGGGAATTACAGAACTATTACCAATTAGCAGTACTGCTCATTTGCGGATAGTACCAACTCTACTGGGACTGAAAGATCCGGGATCTGCTTTTTCAGCAGCAATGCAGTTAGCTAGCTTGACTGCTGTTTTAGTCTATTTTTGGCAAGACTTAAAAAAATTAACAGGAGAGACAGTTAGAGCAATTAGCGGACAAGACTATCAATCTAGTTCTTTGCAACTGATGTTGGGCTTATTGATAGGAACCTTGCCCATTGCTGTGGCTGGTGTGCTACTCAAACCCATTCTTAACGTTTGTAACTCACCAATGCGAGGGTTAGTAGTTATCGGTGTGGCTTCAATTATTATGTCAGGATTGCTAGCGATCGCAGAAAAACGCGGAGGACGCGATCGCACTTTTGACAACCTCACTCTCTGGGATGGCATTTGGGTAGGAGTTGCTCAAGCTTTTGCCCTGATCCCTGGCGTTTCTCGCTCTGGTTCTACCCTCACTGCTGGGTTATTTTTGGGTATGGAACGGGAAACATCAGCCCGATTTTCTTTTTTGTTGGGCTTACCAGCCGTCATTTTGGCAGGTGCTATAGAACTCCACACTCTTACGAAAGCAGGGTTGAGTACCGCTGGTTGGTTGACTTTGTTGGTAGGCTTAATTTCCGCCAGCATTTCCGCTTTTGCCGCAATTTGGGGACTCCTCCGCTACCTGGAAAAACGCAGTACCTGGATTTTTGTTTTTTACCGTTTTGTGATGGGTTTATTTTTGATAGTTGCTGTGATGGCTGGTTGGTTGCAGAATTGA
- the bioD gene encoding dethiobiotin synthase: MLNTLLITGTDTEAGKTVLTTALAAYWQKYYPQRSWGIMKPIQSGIGDREWYQKLFALEQSSEEITPLYFEAPLAPPIAAARENRQVDLALVWQAFSKLRSQRDFVLVEALGGLGSPVTDELTVADLAGEWRLPTVLVVPVRLGAIAQAVANVALARQSRINLKGIVLNCVQPRTDAEIADWTPQQLIRSLTNTPVLGCLPYLDNLTDLDKLAQIASDLDWETLTL, from the coding sequence ATGTTAAACACACTACTGATTACTGGAACTGATACCGAAGCTGGCAAAACTGTTTTAACAACAGCCTTAGCAGCCTATTGGCAAAAATATTACCCACAACGTAGCTGGGGAATCATGAAACCGATTCAATCGGGGATTGGCGATCGCGAGTGGTATCAAAAGCTATTTGCGCTCGAACAATCCTCAGAGGAAATTACACCGCTATACTTTGAAGCACCTTTAGCCCCTCCCATCGCCGCCGCACGAGAAAATCGCCAAGTTGATTTAGCTCTTGTGTGGCAAGCTTTTTCTAAATTGCGATCGCAACGTGATTTTGTACTTGTAGAAGCCTTGGGAGGTTTAGGTTCGCCAGTAACTGACGAGTTAACCGTAGCTGATTTAGCGGGAGAATGGCGTTTACCAACGGTATTGGTAGTGCCTGTGAGATTGGGTGCGATCGCTCAAGCAGTGGCAAACGTCGCACTAGCTAGACAATCGCGCATCAATCTTAAAGGCATTGTTTTGAACTGCGTACAACCTCGAACAGATGCAGAAATAGCCGATTGGACACCACAGCAATTGATTAGATCGCTCACTAACACGCCAGTTTTAGGCTGCTTACCCTATTTAGATAATCTGACTGATTTAGATAAACTTGCTCAAATAGCGTCAGATTTAGATTGGGAAACACTGACACTTTGA